The genomic window TGATCAGGGCGATTGCAGCGTCCAGTACGTCCAGCTCAGCGGCGATCAGCGGCCACTCGGCCTCGATCCCATCAAGCTCTGCTGCCGACGGCTCGTCGCCGTTCTGGTGATGAAGCCTGCTCACGAGATGTCCTCCGGGATGGGGCGCCAGCCAGGCAGCCATAGCTACGCCAGCCAGCGACAAGACACGGATGTGACTTGAAAGTCCCCCTGAAGGGACTTTTTCGTCCCCGAAAGCATGGAGACTCATCAGTCCCTATGTCAAGGACTGATCCGTCCTCAATACGGACTGAGGAGTCTCCTTGCGGGGACTCATCCGTCCCCGCACGATGGAAGGCATGGAGATGGCAGACGTGCTGAGGCAGCGGCGAGCGGAACTGGGCATGTCTCAGACCGACCTCGCGGCAGCCGCTGGCGTGGACAAACGGCAGATCAGACGCTACGAAGCGGGCGAGCAACAGCCTGTGCTCTCGGTCGCCGTGGCGATCGCAAACGCACTCAAGATTTCGGTCGGCGAGCTAGCCGGCATCCCGAGCCACAAAGTGAATCTCTCCGGCGACTGGTGGGCGTCGTGGCAGACGTTCAAGGATTCGGAGGAGGTCATCACCACGCAGGAAGTACAACTCCGCCAGCAAGGCGACCTGATCAACCTTCAGACCACCACCCGCGGAATCTCCATCGAAGACGGCGGCTACCACTGGCGCGGCGAGCTGCGCGTCTGGGACAACGAAGTCCTCATGGGGTGGTACGTGGCTGACGACGGTTCGATCAGGTCCAAGGGCACTTTCTACTTCGTGCTGCACCCGCACGGTCAACGGCTTGAAGGCCGATGGGTCGGCCTCAGCCACGACGGAAAGATCGTCACCGGGTACGGCGGCATGGCCCGAACCGAGGAAGACGCCCGCGACACGATCGCCGCACTCCGCGAGCAGGAGATATCGGCATGAATGACGAGGTCTGCGAGGTCATCGTCACCGCACCCGAGGCCGAATGGCTCGTCGAGTTCACTCGACGCCTGGTCATCGACCGGATCGCCGCCTCGGGCCACAACATCACGCCCGTCCGGTCCATCTACCGATGGCAAGGCGAGATCTACGACAAGGCGGAGGCGCGGGTTGCGCTGCACACGCGGCGCAGCCTTGTGCCCCAGATCATCGAGCGGGCAAACCGCGAGCATCCGTACGAGGTCCCGTGCGTCGCCGCAATGACGTTCGACGGCAATCCCGCCTACGTGCAGTGGGTTCTAAACGAAACCGATGCTCCATAACCGCGGAAGGAACGGCGTCACACTAGGGCAGCCGTAAATACGGCACCGTGCGTTGCACGCTCATCACTGATCCACTTCGGGCGGCGAGGGTGCAACGTACGTTCCACGATGAGCCACGGTGAAGACCAGGCCAAGCTCTCGAAGAACTGCCACGGCGCGGCGCACGGTCCCGCGCGCAACACCGAATTCCTGGACGAGTTGCAACTCGCTAGGAATGGGTCGGTTCGGCTGCCAATCCGCACGCTCGATCCGCTCGGCAAGAATCTCGGCGAGCTGACGGTAGGGCGGAACTGGCCCATCCGGTTCAATCACATCGTCAGGCTAAATGACCTACATCGACCAAAAAACCTCAACTACATATTTGTACGTTCATGAACATGCTTGTACAAGAATGAACATTGGTGGGTTAGTTCAGTTTCCACCCCCTCGGAGGGAACACTTGAAGCAGATCCCTATCAATGACGTCGCGTTGACCTGCGGCCCAACCGAAGAGATATCCGCGTTTAAGCAGATGTGGCGCAGTCGATGACCGGAAGCTTCGACGAATCGGTCGAGCTGAGGCACGAGCCAGACCGGCGCAACTACCTTTGCCTGGCTTGCGAGACGGCGTGGCCGTGTAATCCCGCCAGGGAACAGCTCATCGCGTCGGTTGGCGATGAGCCGTTCCTGCTGCACGTCGTCATGTGGAGCGAGTTCGATCAAGCCGCAATGGGGCCTCTGCGTAGCGAGCCAATCGGAGCTTTGATCGAACGATTCCTGCGCTGGATCCCAGTGCGAGGCGGCGGCTCGAATGACGCCGAAATCCGGAGACGGCCAGCCGACCGGCGGCCAGGGGTGCCTCCTGTTGCGGGAGACAGCCCTGGCCGCCGGCATCCCTGCCGGACCGACAATCCGAAGGAGTGACCATGACCGTCACCACCGAGAACCTGTCGCCGATCTTGGATTACGACGCGATGGCCAACGTGCTCGCCAGCACGATGGGCGCCCACGGCTTCCTGTTCGTCGAGGACCCGATGGTTCCGGCCCTGTCCGCCGCGCTGCGAGCCTTCGTCGCCGCAACCGGCCTAGCGGTCAACCCGTCCAACGAAGACGACAGCGACAGACGGGCATTGTCTCCCCTGTCCCCCGTGTCCCCGCCGTCCCTCAACGCTGATTGAGCTGCAAAACGAAAGGAGACAGGGGGATAACGATGGCGCGTGAAGGTCTGGGCAGTGCCGAGAAGGCACTGCCCAGACCTTCACGTGGTGACGACCGGTGAGAACCGAAGGCCCCCGAGGGGTGCAAGACACCCTTGATCTTGGTGTGCCCCAAGAGAATTTCCTGAGGGCGGGCGTAGGACTCGAACCCGCCGCGACCGACGGGTTATGAGATCAATAGATCGTTGATCTAGCTGCTCGGATGTCCGCTGAACTGTGGAAACGTCAGCCAAGATCTGACAGTGTTTTGCTGCCTCGGCGGACTTCGCGCGGACTACTCGATCTTGTCGCCGCGCGCTCACACGCCCGCCATACCGGGACCGGCACCCGCATTGACTGAGGGCGCTGCGCTCGGCAACTACCGGCACCGCCGTAACCGCAGTGTTCGATGGCAAGTCGCGAAGCGGCGCGGCAGTCTTGAACGGTCTTCAACCCTTGAGGGGATTCTCTCCGGGTGCCGGCATGTAGCAAGGACTGCTGATAGACACCGTCACGTGCTGTAGGTCCATGGTGGTGGTGATGGTCGCAACATGCCGGGTGGTCGGGTTGGTCGCGTCCAGGTTGCCGCGCGTCCCGTCCGCGAACGTGCTGTTGTCAGTTATCTCCCAGCCTTGTTCTTCCAGAGAGGCTTTGATGCGCTGGAGGGCGGCGGCCTGATCGGGGGGTGCCACCTTGAGGTTGCCGCCAGCGGTGAGGTACCAGCGGTCGTCGTCGGCGAACTCGCCGTTGGCGCCCATGCACGGTGTTGGAGTGGTCTTCCAATTGATCAGTTCGGTGCCTGCTGCGCCTGCCACGTTGTCAGCGTCGGCGGTGACCTGCTGGGTGATCTCCGCGAGGATTGCGGTCTGCAACGGCTCATCCTTATCTGTCGGGTCGTTGGTGGAGCAGCCTGCGGCCAGGGTCAGTGCCGTGATCAAGGCGAGTGCCGGGATTGCGATATGTCGGCGTTTCACTGTCACGGGGCCTTCCCATAGAGGTGGGCTCGCTCGTAATCACCGGTGATGACGGCGACCTGCGCTTTCAGGATGTTCCGGCCGGAGTCCCAGTAGCCGCTGTGGCCGTGGCTGTCAGCGTGTAGTACCTGGCCGCCGAATGCGGGGTCGTGCGGTGCCGGCCCGTGGATGAGCTTGACGGCTTCCGCTCCGCCGATGCCGAGCCACGACGAACTATTCTCCGGGCGGGCGACGAAGTTGTCATCGCCCGCGGCAGTCGCCCACGTGTGGGCAGCGCCAGTAGTGAGCTGACCGGCGTTGTCCACTCGCATTCCTGGGCTACCTGCGGCAATGACATCGTCGGCAGCGAAACCGCTGCCGGGGCGGGCGGCTTCGCCGACAACAGTCGACCCGTAGCTGTGCCCGATCACGGTCACGTGTGTTGCCGGCCCCTCGTGACCGGCACGCAGCCCGTCGACGAAGCTGTCCAACGCCCTGGCACCGGCCTCGCTCTTTGCGCCGAAGGGGGCGGTGACGACATCAGTGCCGCTGCCGCCACCACCGGGAGTGTCGTAACCCAGCCAGGAGATCACCGAAACCGAAGTGCCTGGGTACAGCGCTCCTGCCTCGTTGTGTAGCGACTCCGCCCGGCGAATTTCTTTGCGATACTCGTCGAGTTCTGTGCCGACACCGGGAACGACCACGGCAGTGTGCGCCGAAGTGTCAGGGTTGCCCAGCGCCACAATCGCCTGGCCATCACCGGTGGTGTCTAAGCCGAGCAGATACATCGAGGGCTGGCCGTGTTCGCCGTCCTCCAACCGCCCGAGCAGGTAGATCGCCCGGTCGTGCTGGCTGTTGCCCTGATCCCTGCCTTCGTTGACGTTGTCACCGATGTAGTCGCGCAGTGCCAGCCGGTTGGCGGTATCCCTGTCAGCGGCGGGCACACCGTCGAGTGCGCCGAGCCGGTCTGGCCAGGCGGTCAGGTAGATCTGCCGTTCGTCCGCAGACAGACCGTCCCACCATGCGTTGACCGCCACGGGATCGGTGCCGGCGGCCGGAATCTTGTCTTCGGAAAGGCCCAACACACCGGCAGCGCTCCGCGCGCCATCACTGGCCGCACCGTACTCCCACGCCTCTTGGCCGTAAGTTGTCGCCTGAAGGTCGCCTAGAGCCCGCGCGACCTGGTCGTCAGCCGCAGTAGCATCCGCCAGGATCCGGGTGAACAAGTCAGCGAAGATGCCAGCGTTCTGCACGTTGCGCTGATGGATCAACTCTCGGTCTGGGTCATTACGCATCGCCGATCCCAAGTCGGGCGGGAAGACCCGACCTTCGCGGTCGACGCTCAGCCCGGCTGCGACAGCGCCTTCTACCGCCGCCTGAAGCTGTCGTTGAAGCTGGGTGAAGTCCTCGACAGCTCGGCGTAGGACAATCGCCGCGGTGCGGCTACGCAGTCCGGCAACCTCGAACTCGTCGTCAAGTGCTTCGACACGGGCGAAAGCAGCGGTGGCCGCCTCACCGGCCCAGCCCGAGGTTCGCAGCGGAGCGATCAGGTTATTCACCGCATCGCTCTCCAAGGCCTCGCACAACTCGGCGACACGCTGCCACTCGTCGGCCGCTGCGCTGAGCTGATCGATCCGCGCATCTCTGAGATCGGTGTAGATGAGCACCGCTGACTACCGTCCTCGTATGTCGAACAGTGCCGCGTTGGCGTGGTCGGTGTGTCGGTAGTCGCGCGCACATCCGTTCAACGCGTCGCCCATAGAACCTAGATAGGTGGCGAACCGCGTGGCGTCGTCGTTCCACGCCCACATCAGCGATTCCAAGGCTCCTCGTGTCGACCACCCGGGCAGGCCGGCCATCGCCACTTCGGTCTCCGGCTCGATGTTCCTGCTGCTTTGTCGCAGTCGGTCTTGCAGCTCGTCACACGCACCGGCCGCTGCTTCCAGGATCGGCGGATCGACCCGCACTTCACCACTGACTACCATGCGCCGGAATCTATCAACGCGGTCCCAGACGAACGCCGCCATCGTAGGGCTCGAGCGTCGGCTCTATGGCCCGCAACCTCGGTAGCAGTGCCACTTCGCTCCGGAAATCTCACATTTCGCAGACGAGGAGTTAGCCGGCGCGCTGGCCGATGCCGGCCGGAGGCCGCCAGCAGGCCGAGCGCGTCCGGCCGCAAAGGAAATCTAGGATGAGGCGCCATCCGATGCGAACTCGCGGCGGCTAGGCTTGATCAAGTCGCGTACGAGGTCAGACCGACTGCTGAAGTCTCGTGCGGTCCGGCGAAGTTCCTCCGGCTGCTGTACTTCACTGCGGTACGGCATACCTCGTCATCGACTATGAGTCTGGCTACTCACCCTGAGTATGCACGGTCTGTTGCAGGTCGGTGAGACGGCGCAAGATGAGGTTCGTTTGTTGTTCCATGAGGCCTGCTCTCTCCAAGCTCAGATCTTCGAAGTTTCCGTGCGCCGCGGCGTTGCGAAGGCCTCCACACTGCTCCAGATCTTTGACGTCTTGCTTCGTAAGGAGATCCGCCTGCCTCAGAGCTGTGGTCAGCGTGCTGAGCGTCGGGCGATCTGGGAGCGGCACACCTCGAGCATCGCCTACCGCTCGAAGTGCTATCTCAAGGGCTGCGCCACACAGAACGATGGGTGCTGCCGGATGCGCTAGCCGATCCTCAAGAAGCCGACGAACCTGCACCATGACGTCGGTACTAACTACGCCGACTTCTTCCCACCCACGAGAACCGACGATCTCGACCACGCCAGCCTCTACCTGATCGGCCCAAGCTAGAAGCAACTCGCCGATAGCCCGCGCGCCCGACTCAGGAGACTGGTTGTCGCCCTTGTTGAGGTAGACGGCATTTGCTCTCTCAGTCCAGAAACTGTCAGCACCGGCGTATTGCCGCAAGAATTCCATCGCTGCCGCTGCCCGCGCAGCGATGCGGGGCGCTAGTTGTGGCTCAGTTGCAGCCCACCAGCCGCCGTACTCACTGGACTTCCAGCTCATGTCTAGCTGGAGCTCGGCCGCCTGCGCTCTCGCGTACCCGAGCACTTCTCTAACACGTCGCACGACTTCACAACCTCACGGGGGGCGAACCTGGTGGGGCGCGAGTCTACTGTCCACTGGGAAGACCCAACTAGCTCAGTCGTTCGCCCTTGCCCGACTTCTCGACCGTCTCATAGTCGCGTTCGTGGACGAGGACGACCAATGCCTCGACGCCCTGCTCGTTGGCGAAGCAAACCGGATGCGCCAGTACTACGCCTTCCACTCGGACATCCCGCACGAACGGCACGTACCGCAGTCGCTCACCCGCTCTCTCGATCGCGGCCAAGTCCCTGTCGATCTTCTTACCGCAGATCCAGCATGTCCGTCGGTCCACAACGCCGACTATGCCATCAGCACTTAGCGATCAGAAAGCCATCGACCACGCGGAATGAGAGCGACGTTGTCACACCCGGCGCATACGCTGCCGGCTGTGGGAGCAATCGACTTGGCACCAGGAAGCATCCTGACTCGTAAGGAACGCCGCGACCGATGGGGTGGCTCGATCCAGGGCGGGATCTTGCCATCGGCTGAGACGCCGAACGTGTTCGTCTACTCCGACCGGGACGAGGGCGAAAAGTGGGGCTACGACTTCGACGGCTGGTCCACGGACAGGTCGGTCTTCTTCTATACGGGCGAGGGTGCCGAGGGCGACCACACCTTCACTTACTGGAAGAATCAGGCTGTCTTGGCTCACAAGGAGGCCGGGCGTGCCTTGCACCTATTCATCGCGGCCAGCGGCAAGCAGCCTGGCGGCAAGCTACACCGCTACGTCGGTGAGTTTGAGGTGGATCCGGGCTTGCCGTATGTCCGCGAGGATGATCCGATCCGAGAACGGTCCGTAATCGTCTTCCGGCTGCGCCCGCTGGGGACCGTTGATCGCGCAGAAGCCGATCTTGCCGGATTTCCCGATGTAGAGCAGACCGCGGAGAGCTCAGTGGTTCCAACTGAGGCCGGCGACGCTGAGAGCTTCGACCGCTCGCCGCCTACGGGCGGCAAAGCCCTCCGGCGAGAGACTGGACTCAGCAAGCGCTATGAGCACTATCTCCTCGACAAGGGGCACAGTGTAGGCCGGTGTCGGATTCGCCCGCCTGGTGAAATCAAGTATCTCTTCACGGACCTGTACGACTCAACGGCAAATGAGCTGTACGAAGCCAAGGCCGTCTCCACCCGTGAGGCTGTTAGGTGCGCGATCGGCCAACTGCTCGACTACCGCCGCCACATCGAGTCGAAAGATGCTCGCCTCGTGGTGCTTCTCCCCGTCCAGCCGGCAGGTGATCTCCTCAGCCTCATACATAGCTGTGGCATGAGCTGTGTGTATGAGATCGCTGAAGGGGCATTTGACCGTATCGATCCTCCCGCCTGACCGTTCGGCAACCTCCATCCCAGAAGCCCGAGTGCTCTCTCCGGAGGCTCGGGCTTCGTCGTGAGCCATGCCGGCTGCGGCTCACCGGCAGCCGGTCGGGGTGGAGCCCCGCTGGGGTAGCGCGGCAGGCCACGGCCAGGCCGCGCGGACCGCGCAGCGAGCCGCCTTGATCGCAAAAAGAGGAATTCAGCAGTATTGCGCCGGACTCGTATGTACCGGACTCGTATGTCTCGATCTACGGACGCTTCTAACTGCAACGAGGTCCCAGAAGAACGCCGCGCTGGTAGTTCTCGCCGAAGGTCACAGTTGTAGGGCGCTACCGATGCGGTCCCAGGCGAAATCGCCTATTTGTTCGCCGAGTCCCCCACCGTCCCTTGACCTGGACAGGCTTCGGGACTCGGAGACTCAGACCGGCTGAAACAGAGTGGCTGTTTCAGCTCATGCGATCCACTCTG from Actinoplanes derwentensis includes these protein-coding regions:
- a CDS encoding alpha/beta hydrolase, with the translated sequence MLIYTDLRDARIDQLSAAADEWQRVAELCEALESDAVNNLIAPLRTSGWAGEAATAAFARVEALDDEFEVAGLRSRTAAIVLRRAVEDFTQLQRQLQAAVEGAVAAGLSVDREGRVFPPDLGSAMRNDPDRELIHQRNVQNAGIFADLFTRILADATAADDQVARALGDLQATTYGQEAWEYGAASDGARSAAGVLGLSEDKIPAAGTDPVAVNAWWDGLSADERQIYLTAWPDRLGALDGVPAADRDTANRLALRDYIGDNVNEGRDQGNSQHDRAIYLLGRLEDGEHGQPSMYLLGLDTTGDGQAIVALGNPDTSAHTAVVVPGVGTELDEYRKEIRRAESLHNEAGALYPGTSVSVISWLGYDTPGGGGSGTDVVTAPFGAKSEAGARALDSFVDGLRAGHEGPATHVTVIGHSYGSTVVGEAARPGSGFAADDVIAAGSPGMRVDNAGQLTTGAAHTWATAAGDDNFVARPENSSSWLGIGGAEAVKLIHGPAPHDPAFGGQVLHADSHGHSGYWDSGRNILKAQVAVITGDYERAHLYGKAP
- a CDS encoding helix-turn-helix transcriptional regulator codes for the protein MEMADVLRQRRAELGMSQTDLAAAAGVDKRQIRRYEAGEQQPVLSVAVAIANALKISVGELAGIPSHKVNLSGDWWASWQTFKDSEEVITTQEVQLRQQGDLINLQTTTRGISIEDGGYHWRGELRVWDNEVLMGWYVADDGSIRSKGTFYFVLHPHGQRLEGRWVGLSHDGKIVTGYGGMARTEEDARDTIAALREQEISA
- a CDS encoding GntR family transcriptional regulator, producing the protein MIEPDGPVPPYRQLAEILAERIERADWQPNRPIPSELQLVQEFGVARGTVRRAVAVLRELGLVFTVAHRGTYVAPSPPEVDQ
- a CDS encoding restriction endonuclease; protein product: MGAIDLAPGSILTRKERRDRWGGSIQGGILPSAETPNVFVYSDRDEGEKWGYDFDGWSTDRSVFFYTGEGAEGDHTFTYWKNQAVLAHKEAGRALHLFIAASGKQPGGKLHRYVGEFEVDPGLPYVREDDPIRERSVIVFRLRPLGTVDRAEADLAGFPDVEQTAESSVVPTEAGDAESFDRSPPTGGKALRRETGLSKRYEHYLLDKGHSVGRCRIRPPGEIKYLFTDLYDSTANELYEAKAVSTREAVRCAIGQLLDYRRHIESKDARLVVLLPVQPAGDLLSLIHSCGMSCVYEIAEGAFDRIDPPA
- a CDS encoding WXG100 family type VII secretion target, which translates into the protein MVVSGEVRVDPPILEAAAGACDELQDRLRQSSRNIEPETEVAMAGLPGWSTRGALESLMWAWNDDATRFATYLGSMGDALNGCARDYRHTDHANAALFDIRGR
- a CDS encoding DUF6284 family protein — translated: MSRLHHQNGDEPSAAELDGIEAEWPLIAAELDVLDAAIALIIATDRGGPSELDWRRFRRAETRALTVAAELASRPVTLKAVA
- the cutA gene encoding divalent-cation tolerance protein CutA, which gives rise to MNDEVCEVIVTAPEAEWLVEFTRRLVIDRIAASGHNITPVRSIYRWQGEIYDKAEARVALHTRRSLVPQIIERANREHPYEVPCVAAMTFDGNPAYVQWVLNETDAP